The Nomia melanderi isolate GNS246 chromosome 7, iyNomMela1, whole genome shotgun sequence genome includes a window with the following:
- the LOC116430496 gene encoding uncharacterized protein LOC116430496 isoform X2, translating to MFLRRLFRKKCQEYKCENPFNTDVDFELLPLRQKVEILRALCDFRLDAEDVEHSLSNLDSDSLRVEPLGHDRKNSAYWYFYGTRLYREDYIDTSNSISHKQKSKPRDKKRKRRRSRVAKEEEEEEEKKEDCLIHEEGKESVWQVVCFTQQDWSRLVEKFRDSEYDTERKLYRTLSKDFMPEIPKLFDLKEKQQRRKLLQRNSSRVLRSHEPATQMETVMVRSKIKTKTNKGSKKGTQNSKNVYVKEETPPPLSSPPVQKKGRQTNNSLASAVGQIVIHTRDEVEGLEKKKGIGSNSDGNYVSTKYGYKYGYSFGIEEEERRVGMHKVLESLKDHADAWPFIDPVDEEYAPRYYSVVRKPMDLSTMEEKLEGGLYKSLSEFKRDFRLIVDNCRQYNGSDNEYTEMAFNLKDAFDKAVNRYLESETSSDEDPSSPKSFVATPASPSCPSRVSSPHQNRKRSKKSTKKSKSYKSESKGKSKVNEKNDEDEKRGKNYKLPKKKRGKKKSKKAKDEESVNEEEQEDQESEDAMSESSIVTSKRRKHIEANNLLLKTKKLSSKESEELKKMNKKISKERHQQKKETESVRPMKESKENKRRKEDFEEDYESLVIAKSKSRKIEKKELEETEIFTDNAKKSKGKKVEPLGDEEVSENKDKTQHIKTKKNRKKEKAGLKALKPEEKSEKSRAKDKEKKSKQKNDDVKNGEISSEIDSKDLDLESDVDSKEAPTSKKITAFIGDKDIESLDGLKDKISERRRDEKLKGEKEKPKKTGKSDFHNVYSKKVPSNGSTFNDSDKASVKRPKLKKGMKEEKVPTTEDPVKTQDQEAGETKKIKPTSKHTKGFGKEESSIQALNQATEQTLHDINKWLDDAPRLSEFSSGSDSPIFHSSVESARSGPKVEAPRKRPSSIKIFGPHGPNRPKKIQRTIDRLQPGKSKGNLLLKKPLNLPNVSVNETADRPLTNDSDQANKNVDEEPKLSLGTVLKNVDSIQLICKSLVSSPNPNLSNDDEEEDHSVAPIVPVTSSKEEKSSSGKPATQTPAEVEESKDNQTNVKETQKPKAATPNLSAWFKAFGAPKSKKKEDELEEGATKKDGELQEVFCGRQRRMSTGGSSVSESVSSFSQESPPGRSGRSPQAQPIIASVEPQIRGAGFYQDALSTGSSPYNSPYYATPPRYSAQLPPTPSPQNHPLSPAYPSSSYEQAPLYSQVPPQVPPQQPHQSFQKSPQENTGEVYHQLSPTFPQRSPQANLPQNSTPSETFNQQVPANNQNPSPAYSQHSPQPIQQVFPQLSPQPPASNYSQPSPQQSPTPKYSQLSPQQNTANYSQPSPQASNYSQPSPQQPRSPYSQPSPQAPPPNYSQPSPQQQHSPYAQSPQQSSGYSQLSPQPPANYSQPSPQPPPVYPQQSEPSNFSHPCPQTRSANYSQPSPQPLTGYSQPSPQPRNYSQPSPQQIQTFPQPSPQAPPTYSQPSPQNTSYSQPSPQQQPVKYSQPSPQQAANYSHSIHSPQTPQNYSQLSPQQAPSNNYSQPSPSPQQSRNYSQPSPSPQQSRSYSQPSPSPQQSRNYMQPSSSPQQSRSYSQPSPQQKSACTPQPSQQTPSYSQPSPQQNTNYTSQPQTPKSSEECTPSTVTPSNYSQGFKQNHGYIQSPASSISETEHRSEYLKSASSVEKSSSNDQQRNFTVPTEASLNLNANHQIYQSPNQYPPTFGNNYPNLDLQRSRQEQPQQQQQASQERPSFTDLSESLNAQKYVQQRSFLGKTSAASDQLPTQDQQSQLLAFQQNLTTHESLYSSGFQSSGYAMPNSRPVYPSPHYFDASSKTATGGSVNSSASNLPPVKKRIYNESSSDATRSLTQEAGARPGQEQFPFDPIMALPQPDTISASQFDASFVGNLADSVATNPAYARLGLGLVGRPSKEQQQLLTIPRPPPTKPEHLAYARSPATGAAELDLNLLQSLQTAAAKNTQGILSMSRRGGDASVTGTASAPTKTKKSRKSKQQQQQQQQEQQNVANVSSAVSTEPQPTSGIPGFPQYTGAPTDSIGLKNSGMVPPTGSAFNFAASTSTTTSSPFYDKDASAAAAAFAFLDEFRNPNSYYSMALRQQQQQQQPQVPPVTDATQQACNKLTNQPPRNYPPHPFLHSAQRSAAYGPPVSAYVTPHGPNLTVDPTAYQQYIHSLYALQPPPHHHRPSWL from the exons ATGTTTCTCCGTAGATTATTTCGTAAGAAATGTcag gAATACAAATGTGAGAATCCTTTTAATACAGATGTAGATTTTGAGTTATTGCCTCTTCGTCAAAAAGTAGAAATACTAAGAGCCCTCTGCGACTTCAGGCTTGACGCTGAAGACGTG GAGCATTCATTAAGTAATTTGGACTCGGATAGTCTGCGAGTCGAACCTTTAGGACATGATCGTAAGAATTCTGCCTATTGGTACTTTTACGGCACTCGATTATATAGGGAGGACTACATTGATACTTCTAACAGCATCTCACACAAACAGAAAAGTAAACCTAGGGATAAAAAGCGTAAAAGACGACGAAGCAGAGTggcgaaagaggaagaggaagaggaggagaagaaggaagaCTGTTTAATACACGAGGAAGGGAAAGAAAGTGTCTGGCAAGTTGTCTGTTTTACTCAGCAGGACTGGAGTCGTTTAGTTGAGAAATTTCGCGATTCG GAGTACGATACCGAACGTAAACTCTACCGTACTCTATCCAAGGATTTCATGCCCGAAATCCCCAAGCTTTTTGACTTAAAAGAAAAGCAACAAAGACGCAAGTTGTTACAACGCAATAGTTCGCGAGTTCTTCGTAGTCACGAACCTGCCACACAGATGGAAACAGTCATGGTTAGATCGAAGATCAAAACTAAAACAAACAAAGGCAGCAAAAAGGGGACGCAGAACTCGAAGAACGTTTATGTTAAAGAAGAAACACCTCCACCCTTGTCCTCACCGCCTGTTCAGAAGAAAGGACGACAGACTAATAATTCATTAGCATCGGCCGTTGGTCAAATTGTGATTCATACTAGGGACGAAGTAGAAGgattagaaaaaaagaaagggatTGGAAGTAACAGTGACGGAAATTATGTGTCCACCAAGTATGGATATAAATACGGATATTCGTTTGGAATTGAAGAAGAGGAACGCCGTGTCGGGATGCATAAAGTTCTTGAAAGTCTCAAAGATCATGCGGATGCCTGGCCATTCATTGATCCTGTGGATGAGGAATATGCGCCGCG ATACTATAGTGTTGTACGGAAACCTATGGATCTCAGTACCATGGAGGAGAAACTTGAAGGTGGTTTATACAAGAGTTTAAGTGAATTTAAACGGGACTTTCGTCTTATAGTGGACAACTGTAGGCAATATAATGGTTCTGATAATG AGTACACTGAAATGGCTTTCAATCTTAAAGATGCGTTCGATAAGGCTGTAAATCGATATTTAGAATCCGAAACATCCAGCGATGAAGATCCGTCATCACCAAAATCGTTTGTCGCCACGCCTGCGTCACCGTCGTGTCCTTCTCGAGTTTCTTCTCCGCATCAAAATCGCAAACGATCGAAAAAGTCTACAAAAAAGTCGAAATCGTACAAATCCGAGAGTAAAGGGAAATCCAAGGTTAATGAGAAAAACGACGAGGATGAGAAACGAGGAAAGAATTACAAGCTTCCAAAAAAGAAGAGGGGGAAGAAAAAGAGTAAAAAGGCGAAGGATGAAGAATCAGTGAACGAGGAAGAACAAGAGGATCAGGAAAGCGAGGATGCTATGTCCGAGTCGAGTATCGTGACGtcgaaaagaaggaaacatatAGAAGCAaacaatttattgttgaaaaccAAAAAGCTGTCGTCCAAAGAGTCGGAAGAGTTGAAAAAGATGAACAAGAAAATTAGTAAAGAACGTCATCagcaaaaaaaggaaacggaaaGCGTGCGCCCGATGAAAGAATCGAAAGAGAATAAGAGGCGAAAGGAAGACTTTGAGGAAGATTATGAGTCCCTAGTCATCGCGAAAAGTAAAAGtaggaaaattgagaaaaaggaACTCGAGGAGACCGAGATATTCACGGATAATGCGAAGAAGAGCAAGGGAAAGAAGGTTGAACCTCTAGGTGACGAAGAGGTGTCTGAGAACAAGGACAAGACACAGCATatcaaaacgaagaaaaatcggAAAAAAGAAAAGGCGGGATTGAAAGCGTTAAAGCCCGAGGAAAAATCTGAGAAGAGCCGCGCGAaggacaaagaaaaaaaatcaaagCAGAAAAACGATGACGTGAAAAATGGTGAAATATCCAGCGAAATAGATTCCAAAGATTTAGATCTAGAGAGCGATGTAGATTCAAAGGAAGCCCCTACGTCTAAGAAGATTACTGCATTTATAGGTGATAAGGATATAGAATCGTTGGATGGTTTAAAGGATAAGATTAGCGAGCGGCGACGAGATGAAAAGCTGAAGGGCGAGAaagagaaaccgaaaaaaacaGGGAAAAGCGATTTTCACAACGTGTATTCAAAAAAAGTGCCTTCAAACGGTAGTACCTTTAACGACAGCGATAAAGCCAGCGTCAAACGACCAAAGTTAAAAAAGggaatgaaagaagaaaaagttcCTACCACGGAGGATCCTGTAAAAACACAAGACCAAGAGGCAGgcgaaacgaaaaaaatcaAACCTACAAGCAAGCATACCAAAGGATTTGGAAAGGAGGAAAGCTCGATACAAGCATTAAATCAGGCAACGGAGCAAACACTCCAT GACATCAACAAATGGTTAGACGACGCACCAAGGCTCTCTGAATTTTCTTCCGGGAGCGATTCTCCAATATTTCATTCTTCTGTTGAATCAGCTCGCTCTGGACCAAAGGTAGaagcgccgagaaaacgaccaagTTCCATTAAGATCTTTGGTCCTCACGGACCCAATAGACCAAAAAAAATACAGCGTACGATAGATCGTTTGCAGCCTGGTAAAAGTAAGGGGAACTTACTGTTAAAAAAGCCGCTTAATTTACCTAATGTGAGCGTCAATGAAACAGCGGATCGTCCGTTAACTAATGATAGTGACCAGGCAAACAAAAACGTCGACGAGGAACCAAAACTTAGCTTAGGAACAGTCTTGAAGAACGTGGATTCCATTCAGTTGATCTGCAAAAGTTTAGTGTCCTCGCCTAATCCTAATTTGTCcaacgacgacgaagaagaagatcaCAGCGTTGCGCCGATAGTCCCAGTAACGTCTTCTAAAGAGGAAAAGTCATCGTCCGGGAAACCGGCCACGCAGACGCCTGCAGAGGTGGAAGAATCTAAAGATAATCAAACCAACGTCAAAGAGACGCAGAAACCTAAAGCCGCGACACCAAATTTAAGTGCCTGGTTTAAGGCGTTCGGGGCACCAAAGTCAAAGAAGAAGGAGGACGAGTTGGAAGAGGGTGCAACGAAAAAGGATGGCGAGTTACAGGAAGTGTTCTGTGGGAGGCAAAGAAGAATGAGTACTGGTGGTAGTAGTGTGAGTGAATCGGTTTCCAGTTTTTCTCAAGAATCACCACCCGGACGTTCGGGACGTTCTCCACAGGCGCAACCCATTATAGCTTCTGTAGAACCACAAATAAGAGGAGCTGGGTTTTATCAGGATGCTCTATCGACGGGAAGCAGTCCTTACAACAGTCCTTACTACGCCACTCCGCCCAGGTACAGCGCTCAGTTGCCACCCACTCCATCACCACAAAATCATCCTCTTTCTCCAGCGTATCCATCATCTTCTTACGAACAAGCACCTCTTTATTCTCAAGTACCACCTCAGGTACCGCCACAACAACCTCATCAGTCATTTCAGAAATCACCCCAAGAAAATACTGGGGAAGTATATCATCAGTTGTCGCCCACGTTCCCACAGCGTTCTCCGCAAGCTAATTTGCCTCAAAATTCAACACCGAGCGAGACATTTAATCAACAAGTACCGGCGAATAATCAGAATCCATCTCCAGCCTACTCGCAACACTCCCCCCAACCAATACAACAGGTGTTTCCGCAGCTTTCTCCTCAACCTCCTGCATCAAACTACTCTCAACCATCGCCTCAACAATCCCCAACTCCCAAATACTCGCAACTGTCCCCGCAACAGAACACCGCCAACTACTCTCAACCTTCGCCTCAAGCATCTAATTATTCTCAGCCTTCGCCTCAACAGCCTCGTTCTCCCTATTCTCAACCCTCGCCGCAAGCACCGCCTCCGAATTATTCTCAACCGTCTCCTCAGCAACAACATTCTCCGTACGCGCAGTCCCCTCAGCAATCATCCGGTTATTCTCAACTGTCGCCGCAACCGCCAGCAAACTATTCCCAACCATCGCCTCAGCCTCCTCCCGTTTATCCGCAACAGTCTGAGCCTTCAAACTTCTCGCATCCGTGTCCCCAAACTCGTTCCGCCAATTACTCCCAACCATCCCCGCAACCTCTCACAGGATACTCGCAACCGTCCCCTCAGCCACGGAACTATTCTCAGCCGTCGCCTCAACAAATTCAAACTTTCCCACAACCCTCGCCGCAAGCACCACCCACCTACTCTCAACCTTCCCCTCAGAACACATCCTATTCTCAGCCCTCGCCGCAACAACAACCGGTGAAATATTCTCAACCGTCTCCTCAGCAAGCCGCGAATTATTCGCATTCTATACACTCGCCGCAAACACCGCAGAATTATTCACAACTTTCTCCTCAACAAGCGCCATCCAATAATTATTCCCAACCTTCTCCGTCACCTCAGCAGTCCCGCAACTATTCGCAGCCTTCACCGTCGCCGCAACAGTCTCGCAGCTACTCTCAACCATCGCCGTCGCCTCAACAGTCCCGTAACTACATGCAGCCTTCGTCGTCGCCGCAGCAGTCTCGCAGCTACTCCCAGCCATCGCCACAGCAAAAGTCTGCCTGCACGCCGCAACCCTCACAACAGACTCCCAGTTACTCGCAGCCGTCGCCCCAACAGAATACGAATTACACGTCGCAACCGCAGACGCCGAAAAGCTCGGAGGAGTGTACGCCGAGCACAGTGACGCCGTCGAATTACTCCCAGGGGTTCAAACAGAATCACGGTTACATACAATCACCTGCGTCGTCGATCAGCGAGACGGAGCATCGGTCGGAGTACCTTAAATCCGCCAGCAGCGTCGAGAAGTCTTCGAGCAACGACCAACAAAGGAACTTCACCGTACCAACGGAGGCGTCGCTGAATTTGAACGCGAACCATCAAATCTATCAGTCGCCGAATCAGTACCCGCCAACGTTCGGAAACAACTATCCCAACCTCGACCTGCAAAGATCGAGGCAGGAGCAAccgcagcagcaacagcaggcGTCTCAAGAGCGCCCCAGCTTCACTGATCTCAGTGAATCCCTGAACGCGCAGAAGTACGTTCAGCAGCGTTCGTTCCTCGGCAAAACGTCAGCGGCCAGCGATCAGCTGCCAACCCAGGACCAGCAGTCCCAGTTGTTGGCGTTCCAGCAGAATCTTACGACGCACGAATCTCTCTACTCGAGCGGCTTTCAATCGTCCGGCTACGCGATGCCAAACTCGAGGCCGGTTTACCCGAGCCCTCACTATTTCGACGCCAGCTCGAAGACTGCCACCGGTGGGTCTGTAAATAGCTCGGCCAGCAACCTTCCGCCCGTAAAGAAACGTATATACAATGAATCGtccagcgacgcgacgcgcagcTTGACGCAGGAGGCCGGAGCTAGACCTGGCCAGGAGCAGTTCCCCTTCGACCCAATAATGGCGTTGCCGCAGCCGGATACGATCTCAGCTAGTCAATTCGATGCCTCGTTCGTGGGGAACTTGGCCGATTCAGTGGCCACGAATCCGGCATACGCTCGCCTGGGCCTCGGCTTGGTGGGCCGGCCGAGCAAGGAACAACAGCAATTGTTAACGATCCCTCGGCCGCCGCCGACGAAACCCGAGCACCTCGCTTATGCGCGCAGTCCAGCTACCGGGGCTGCGGAATTGGATCTCAATCTTCTTCAGAGTTTGCAAACGGCTGCCGCCAAGAACACGCAGGGCATACTGTCCATGTCGCGTAGAGGAGGCGACGCCTCTGTCACGGGTACCGCATCAGCGCCTACGAAAACGAAAAAGAGTAGGAAGAGcaagcagcaacaacagcagcaacagcaggaGCAGCAGAACGTCGCGAACGTGTCGTCCGCGGTCAGCACTGAGCCACAGCCGACATCCGGCATACCAGGCTTCCCGCAGTACACCGGTGCACCGACGGATTCAATCGGTTTGAAGAACAGCGGCATGGTCCCTCCAACTGGCAGTGCTTTCAATTTCGCCGCGTCGACCAGCACCACCACCAGTTCACCGTTCTACGACAAGGACGCGTCAGCAGCGGCGGCCGCGTTCGCCTTCCTGGACGAGTTCCGGAACCCGAACAGTTACTACAGTATGGCGCTCaggcagcaacagcaacaacaacagccgCAAGTGCCCCCGGTCACGGACGCCACTCAACAGGCTTGCAACAAACTCACCAATCAACCGCCGAGAAATTATCCGCCTCATCCTTTTCTTCATTCCGCACAGAGATCAGCAGCGTACGGGCCACCCGTCTCAGCCTACGTCACGCCGCACGGACCGAATTTAACGGTAGACCCAACAGCGTACCAACAATACATTCATTCCCTTTATGCGCTTCAACCACCGCCGCATCATCATCGACCGTCCTGGCTTTAG